One window of Candidatus Methylocalor cossyra genomic DNA carries:
- a CDS encoding sulfotransferase domain-containing protein: MNSIVNKSLRRLYLLGKTVRWGMRPCPAGARETRLIAGAQRSGTNLVMDILERSWEADVYHESDPRAFQVYRMRPLPIIQELRKRSRAKCFILKALCESQDLPELMEQLAPAKAVWVLRNYNDVVNSMVISFPRTHEDLQRIAQDRKLGGWRTEGMSEQTYRLVSGLVKRHGDALTNASASALQWYFRNVLYFEKGFYQHPDIKLLRYEDLVTQPQRTVSGLFEFFGLPYHPWVHGMVFSSSLRKRPAPELLPEVAELCEKLWQRFQELEKPQSI; encoded by the coding sequence ATGAACAGCATCGTCAATAAATCACTGCGGCGCCTGTATCTGCTCGGGAAAACCGTGCGCTGGGGAATGCGACCCTGCCCGGCCGGGGCCCGGGAAACCCGGCTAATTGCCGGCGCCCAGCGTTCCGGAACGAACTTGGTGATGGACATTCTTGAAAGGTCCTGGGAGGCCGACGTTTATCACGAATCCGACCCGCGGGCGTTCCAGGTTTACCGGATGCGCCCTTTGCCCATTATTCAGGAACTGAGAAAAAGATCCCGGGCGAAGTGCTTCATACTCAAAGCGCTGTGCGAGTCGCAAGACCTGCCCGAGCTCATGGAGCAGCTCGCCCCAGCCAAGGCGGTGTGGGTGCTGCGGAACTATAACGACGTGGTCAACTCCATGGTGATATCGTTTCCGCGCACCCATGAGGACTTGCAGCGCATCGCCCAAGACCGCAAGCTCGGAGGATGGCGCACGGAGGGTATGTCGGAACAGACTTACCGGTTGGTGTCGGGTTTGGTCAAACGCCATGGCGATGCCTTGACCAACGCTTCGGCCTCGGCCCTACAGTGGTATTTTCGGAATGTCCTTTATTTCGAAAAAGGGTTTTACCAACATCCCGATATCAAGCTCTTGCGATATGAAGATCTGGTGACCCAGCCGCAGCGGACCGTATCGGGCCTGTTCGAGTTTTTCGGCCTGCCTTATCACCCCTGGGTTCATGGTATGGTGTTTTCCTCCTCCCTGAGGAAACGGCCGGCGCCGGAGCTATTGCCCGAGGTGGCGGAGCTGTGCGAG